Below is a window of Nitrospira sp. DNA.
TCGATCCCGGTGTCATAGCGCAGCTTGTCAGTCGTGCCACTCTTGTCTTGTAAGAGATCTTGTCCGTCTCCCCGGCTCAAGAGATAGGTATCGTTGCCGCTGCCACCGTTGAGCCTGTCGTCGCCCTCATTGCCTCGAAGCGTATCGTTACCACCGGCTCCAGTCAAAACATTGTTGGAGCTGTTGCCCATGAGCGTATTATTCAGTCCATTTCCCGTCCCGTTGATGACATCAGCCCCGGTCAACGTCAGGTTTTCCACGTTGGCACCGAGGGTATGAGTCGCACTGGTCTGAACTGTGTCCGTTCCCTCACCCGCAGCTTCTACCACGGTGTCTCTCGAACCAATGATGTAGGTATCGTCGCCGGCTCCTCCTGTCAGGGTATTGCGTCCTAGGCTAAGCAGACCATTCAGCACATTGGCCCGCTCGTTGCCGGTTCCATTGATCGCGCTGAAGCCCACCAGGGTCAGATTCTCCACGTCGGCAGCAAGGTTGTGGGTGAGGGCGCTGACTACCGTGTCCGTGCCGCTGTTTACCTCTTCAATGACGGTATCATCGACACCAATCACATAGGTGTCATTGCCTGCCAGTCCCGCCAGCACGTTGGCGCCACTATTGCCCGTGAGCTTGTTGTCAAGATCGTTTCCGATCCCGTTGATCGCCGCCGAGCCGGTCAAAACCAGGTGTTCTACATTCACCCCAAGACCATAGGTCACGGAGCTGGCGACTATGTCGAAGCCTTCGTTGGTCGCTTCGGTCACAACATCACCGACCTGATCCACTATATACAAGTCATTCCCCGCACCACCGACCATAGTATCGGCTCCGGCCTTGCCGTCTAGCAGATTGGCCTCGTTGTTTCCAGACAACTGATTACTTAGGGCATTCCCAATGCCTGTGCTTGGTCCTGTCCCTGTCAGCGTCAAATTCTCAAGATTCGCACCCAGGGTGTATCTGAGGAGCGAGGTCTGCACCGTATCGGTTCCCTCGTCGGCCAGTTCGGTCACGACATCACCCGCGACGTCCACAATGTAGGTATCGTTGCCGGTCCCTCCGCGCATCGTGTCTGTGCCGGATCCGCCGTCGAGAAGATCGTGGCCCTGTCCACCGGCTAGGCTATCGTCGCCGGCTAGAGCCGTGATCCGATCAACCACATTCGTGCCGGTGATAGAGTCATTGCCGCCCGTCCCTGTCAGATCAAACCCACGTTGGACAAGCTGGTCATAGGACAGGACGGTGCCATCAGCAAACCTGAAGGTTTCGATCGTGCGAGGCCCCAACACATTGTTCGGGTCAAAATACGAGAGATGAAGAGCATCGCCGCTGGTCCCGATATGCAGCAGCAGCGAACCTACATCTAGGCTGAGATCAGCGGGATCGATGCCCGCACCAAATTCGAGCGTATTCGTACCGCTAGGTAGGCTCGAATCGTTAATCGTATCGACTCCGTCACCAATATTATAGACATAGGTGTCGTCGCCGGAACCGCCCAGAAGCGTATCGTTCCCGATTCCTCCGGCAATGGTGTCGTTGCCTGCACCGGCATCCACGATATCGTCTCCACCGAGGGCGTCGATGACATCATCCCCTGCGGCGGTCGTGATTGTGTCGTCCCCTTCGGTGATGGTCGGTCTGAAGAAACTGTTGATACCTGTCGTGCTGCCATCGGCAAAGGCCAAGGTCTCCACCACCAGCGAACCGTTCGCCCCTGTGAGATCGAAATTGTTCAGTACCAGTCGATCTGTCCCGCTCGTGCCGACTTGAATGATGAGCGTTCGAGCGACTTCATCATGCCTTACGATAAGGTCATTCCGGCTGATCCCTACGCCGAATTGGATAAGGTTTCCCTCGCCGACAGCCGCGACATCCTCGATCATATCGATGCCATCACCGAGGTTGAAGAGATAGGTGTCGTGACCGGTCCCACCGCGGAGCACGTCGTTGTCGAGCCCGCCGACGAGAGTATCGCGACCAGTAAGGCCGGATAGGACATTGCCATCCTCCGAGCCGATCAAGACGTTGTCCAGCTCGTTGCCTGTTCCATTGAGCGGTGGCGGAGAGATGAGGTTATCCTGATCGTCGAAGCTGGCCGGTGGTGAGACGAGTTCCAAATTTTCAAGATGCTCCCCCAATATATAGGAAACCGTGCTCTTCACCGTGTCGGTTCCTTCATTCTCCAGCTCCGCCGCCGTTTGCTCTTGGCTATGGACGATGTAGGTATCGTTGCCGAGCCCTCCGATTAAAAGATCGTCGGTTTCACGTGGGACTGCGTCTCGTCTATCCAGCCCCCCGCCTAGAAATGGTATCCCCCCAACAAACGAGAGGTTTCCAGCATCCTCCATCAGAATGTCATCACCCTCTCCACCGATCAAAATATCGCTGCCGGTTCCTTCGATGTAGGGTGGCCCTTCCAGCTCACGAAAGATCCCTCCAACCAACACATCGTTCCCGGCACCGCCGTCCAGAATGTTGTCACGTGTATTGCCCACGATGAGATTATCAAGTTCATTTCCGACCCCGTTGTCGGCGGTGAAGTCGGCAAGGACAAGATTCTCGACGTTGTCGGGCAAGGTGTAGTCCTGCGCACTCTGAACAGTATCAATCCCACCGCCCGGCGCCTCGATAACCTCATAATTCCCCGGGATGCTCGAGCTTCCCAACAGGTAGGTATCATCTCCATCCAACCCGACTAGGGAGGCTGGGAAAGATGTTTCAAGCACATCGTCGGATGAAGTAGCTGTAGAGATACCGACGTTCGAAGATGACCAAGCCAAATTCCACTCAGTACCATCGGCGAATCGCACGATTGCTTGTGTGGTTTCCGGCCCCACCGCGAACCAATCCGTTGAGAGCTGTACTGTCAGTCTATCTCCACTGTCAGGAATAAGAATGTCCGCCACGGAAGGAGCGCGCCACGTCATTACAACATCGGCAGGAATAATCTCCGCGGCCATCTCGATGAGATCGATGTCGTTCCTGTTATTGTCGAGCGTCACGTGATCATCGCCGGATCCTCGACCGAAGAGAACCCGATCGACACCTGTCCCGAGAATCAGCGTATCGTCCCCTGCCCCTCCATCGAAAACGTTATTTCCTCTGAAATCGATGAGGCTGTCGTCACCGACCCCTCCTATCAGCCGGTCGTCGCCAACAACCTGTTGTCCAGACTGCGGTTGGAACGTAAGATCTCCGTAGAGGGAGTCCTTGCCACGCCCTCCCATTAGCACATCGTTCCCGGACGATCCGATCAACAGATCATGGCCGTCGCTTCCCAGAATGGTTTCGCTTTCGGATGAGCCTGTGACCACGTTGCCAATCAACGCTCGCGCGCTCAGCTCAGCACTGTTCCACAGCGTGTCATCGGCAAATCGCACCTGCTTCTGATCGTATTCGGGCGAACCAAAGAACGACAGAACCGTCAACTCGTCCGTGGTCCCGCTGATGACCAGTTCGAGGTTGAATCCATTGCGATAGACCTCGACATCTTCAGCAGCCACCGTCGAATTGAACTGAATCGTATCGATTTCACCGGCTAGTTCTGAATCGAACACCGTATCGCGACCAGAGCCCAGGCCGAAGAGATACGTATCGGCCCCACCGAATCCAAGCAGCGCATCATCCCCAGCCCCTCCGTCGAGCACGTTTGATGCCTCGTTGCCTCTTAATTCATTATTCAGCTCGTTGCCGGTTCCGTTAACAGGAGTGATGCCGATTAACGTGAGATTCTCGACATTCGCGCTGAGACTGTAACTTACAATGCTCTGCACCGTGTCTACACCTTCACTTGCTTCCTCGATGGCCATGTCGCCGACATGGTCCACGACATAGGTGTCATTGCCGTCGCCACCAATCAACCTATCCGCACCGAGTCCGCCATCCAGCACGTTGTTTGTTCGACCGCCGATCAACGTATTCGCTAAATTGTTCCCATATCCCGTCACGGACTGTTCGAATGAACCGTATGGGATGAGTGAAAAGCTCGCGAAATCCGGCACGCGAGGATCGAGAAGGGTGAGATTTTCGATGTTCACCGGCAGACGATAGTCGTGGCCGGCGATCACTGTATCGATGCCGCCTGTGACGGTTTCAATAAGAATATCGTCATCGCCGTTCGGTCCGATGACATAGGTGTCGTTGCCGTCACCGCCCGCCAGCACACTGATTGACCCATCGGCCTTCAGCACGTTGGCCAGTTCATTTCCTACTCCGATCAATGAAGCACTACCGGTCAGCGTCAGGTTCTCAACATTGGTCCCAAGCGTTGAGCTTGCACCAGTCTGCACCCCGTCGATACCTTCTCCGGCTGACTCAACCACCGTATCGTCCGCGCCGATCACATAGGAATCGTTCCCCGATCCCCCTGTCAGGACGTTGGCGCCACTATTGCCGATCAGCACATTGTCAAGTGCATTGCCGGTGCCATGAATAGCCGCGCTCCCCGTCAATGTAAGATTCTCGACATCGGTTTCCAGGGTGCGAGTCACACTACTCCGCACCGTATCAATTCCTTCATTCGCCGACTCTGTGACCACATCCCCCTGATCATCCACAATGTACGTATCGTCACCCGAGTTGCCGGCAAGCTGATCGACTCCAGGCCCTCCATCGAGTAAATCGCTACCAGCCAACCCGGTCAGTTGATCGTCCCCGGCTAGGCCGACCAAACGATCGTGACCATTGGTGCCGACGAGAAAATCTGGTCCCGCTGTTCCGCTAATGACCGGCCGCGTGAGATTCTCAATAAGGGCCTGGTCCCAAACCGTTCCATCGGAAAACTGCACCAGCTCGGTCTGGAGCGGAGGAGCGAGGAAGTAGAGGGACACCGTCAGCCGGTCGGCACCCCCGTTGAGACTCAGGACAAGGTCATTATTGTTCCGGGAAACGACAACATCTGAGGGAGCCACTCCTGGTGCCATGCGAATCACATCCGAGCTGCCCTGAAATTCTACAATCGTGTCTTGCCCGGCCCCTGGACCAAAGAGATACGTGTCGTTGCCCCGCCCGCCGAACAACCGATCAGCCCCCAACCCGCCATCGAGTCTGTCGTCTCCCAGTCCGCTCCTAAGCACATCGGCACCGTCACCGGTAACAATCCGATCCATCACGTTCGTTCCGGTGATTTGGTCATCGCCGTCAGTTCCGGTCAGATCGAACCCACCGGCAAGCAGCTGCTCATACCTCAGCGTGCTGGCGTCGGCGAATCGAAACGACTCCACAGTGCGAGGGCCGAACACATGGTTGCGATCAAAACTATCGAGCTGTATCGCATCGCCATTTGTCCCCATGCGAATCAGCAAATCGCTCTGATCGGGATCTGATTGATCGAGAGTGAGATCGAGGCGGAGATCGGCGTATGTGATTCCGGCACCGAACACGATCTCATTCCCCGCGTCGGCCGACGCCATATCCATAATCGTATCGATCCCGTCGCCGACATTGAAGAAGTAGGAATCATGTCCTTCAGCACCCTCCAGTCGATCATTGCCCAACCCACCGCGGAAGCGATCGGCCAGATCGGTGCCTGATAAAAAGTCGTCGAACTCGGTACCATCGATATTGAACCCTTGTGCCACCAGATCAGCAAAGGAGAGCACCGTACCATCTGCGAATTGGAACTGCTCGATCGTCTGCGATCCAAACACATCGAAGGCAGAGCCTGACTGAATCCCGTCTGAACCGGTTCCCACGTTGATCACGATCTGACCGAACTGCGGAGAGAGCGAGACCGAATCGGACGTGATACCGCTACCGAACAGGACCGTATCGGTATCAGCGCCAGCACCGGAATCAAACAGAGAATCGAGCCCGTCTCCTATGTTGAAGCGATAGGTATCGCTCCCGTCCCCGCCGAGCAATTGATCGTCCCCGGCTCCACCAACCAGTACATCATCGCCTGCCTCTCCTTCGAGCGAATCATTCCCAGCCTCCCCGTTCAGTACATCGTTGCCGTCGCCGCCTCGCAGGACATCGTCTCCGGTCGCGCCGAAAATCTGATCAAACCCACCGTTGCCGAGAAGCACATCGCGTCCATCGCCCCCGTCGATCACATTGTCGATCGTCCCTCCCATCAGCACATCGTCGCCGGCAAGCCCCCGAATCGTGCGGTAGATCTCTTGGCCGTCCAGGGTGTCGAATCCGGCCGTACCCACTAGTTCCAATCCATTCGCAAGTAGCTGGGAAGCTGTCAACATGGTCCCGTCCGCAAACACGAACTGGTCAACTCCAAGGGATGCCAACTGGTTAGCGGGGTCGAACCATTGAATCTCCACCGCATCACCCGTGCCTCCCGGGCGTAGGACCAGGTAATTAATGACAGTGCCGGGATCTCCCTCCTCCTCTCCGCCTCCACCAGGAATCGTGACTTGTTTGAAGCTGAGACTGAGATTGGCTTGTGAAATCCCTGATCCAAAGACCAGCCGGTTACCTTCTCCTGGCCGGTCCTGGATGCTGTCGAACCCGCCGCCCTTAGCAAAGATATACGTATCCTGCCCTGCCTCACCAAACAGCGTGTCGTTGCCGGCAGCGCCCATCAATACGTCGTTTCCAGCCCCTGCGTTGACCACATCATTACCGGCCCCTCCAAAAATCCGTTCTCCCTGAGCGGTACCGGCGAGTTGGTCGTCTCCCAACCAACCCGAGATGGCCAAACCTGTTGCGGCAAGTTGTGCGTACGTGAGGATAGTGCCATCGGAGAATTCGAATGACTCGATAGGATGCGGCCCATTCAGGTTACCGACTCCAAAGTTCTGGATCTGAACCGCCTCTTCTCCTATCCCTGTGCGCAATACGAGAGAGTCGTCAGGTCCCATCGCTGCGATCATTGCGGTCGAACTGATTCCTGCACCGAACACCAGCCGGTTCCCCTCCCCAGCGGCTTCTTCGATAACATCAAACCCGTCGCCTAACTCATAGAGATAGGTATCTTGTCCACCGCCGCCGACAAGCGTATCGTTTCCGGCACCACCGACGAGAATATCGTTGCCTCCGCTTCCCCCAATCTGTCCATCCACGTCGCCGACAAGAATATCGTCGCCCGCTCCTCCATCAAGCTCGTCATTACCGTCGTCGCCCCTCAACCCATCATTGCCATCGCCACCGAATATCTGATCGTTGTCCTCTTCACCGAAGATTCTATCGTCGCCGGCATCACCAGCGAGGACATCATTGCCCAATCCGCCTTGGAGTTCGTCGTTCCCTTCTCCGCCGAAGATTGTGTCCGCATCTGCCCCGCCACCAAAGAGGTCATCGCCCGCACCTCCGTCCAGTTCATCCAATCCATCGCCGCCGAGCAGGAGATCGTTTCCCTCATCGCCAAATACGACATCGTTGCCGCTTTCCCCATCGAACTGATCGATCCCCTCTCCCGCAATAATCTCATCATCTCCTGTTCCGCCGAACCCTACATCATTCCCCTCACCACCGATCAAACTATCGTTCCCTACCCCACCATACAGGGCATCTACGCCGGCATCGCCGAGCAAAGTATCATCACCACCACGGCCAAGCAGGACATCATCCCCGTCGCCCCCTTCCAACCAGTCGGCCCCTTCCTGGGACGAATCCACCCCATCATCGTCACCGGACAACTGATCATTGCCCGATCCACCGAGCAACACATCATCCCCGGCATTCCCATCCAATTGATCATTCCCGGCACCGCCGGTCAGAAAGTCATTGCCGGGCGTTGTAGGATAAATCAAATTCAGACCTTGCTCCGTGTCCCCGACAAGAATATCGTTCCCCTCACCACCATCGAGCACGTCGTCTCCACCATCGCCACTGAGCGCATCGTTGCCCTCGCCCCCTTCCAAGACATCGTTACCGGGGTAAAGCACTCCGGTAAGATATTGGATCACATATTCATTAAAGTTTTGCTCGATGATACGGCCGGCCGTGTAAACGTCACCCCAGAGCACATCATCACCAACGCCTCCAATCAACCGATCGTCATTCCCACCTCCACCGAGCCGATCGTTCCCAGCTCCGCCATCCAGGTAGTCCTTACCATCTTGCGTACTCCGAGGATCAGGGACTTCATGCCACGGCTGGTCAACACGGTCATCAATGTTGTCTCCGAATAACGTGTCATTGCCCGCCCCTCCATCCAGCAGATCATGGCCCCGTCCACCGAAGAAGGAATCATTCCCTCCGTTACCGTAGAACTTGTCATCGCCGTACACAGTTCCTGGAGCATTCGCGTCCGGCCCTGCTCCCCCGATGAGGGTTTGATGATAAAAGCCTCCAGCGGTTCCCATCGCCACACCAACCGTCGGATCGGTGATCGACGACCAATCCTCGGTATACGTCCCATACCGGTCATCGGTGGTACCGACGAAGGGCTTCACGCTCACTACGCTTTCAATCTGTGTCGTATGCGTCGCGTCACCATTCACATCCACCAGCGTGGCGGAGAGTGTGACGGTGGCGTCGGCTGACACCTCGTCGCTCGCGACCAGAGTAAACAGCACTTGATCGGCGCCCTCCGGTACGGTCACTTGGAATGTCCCATCAGCACCGATGACCTGTGCACCGTCATCCGTCGCAACAGTAAGTTGGTCGGCCTGCGGACCTTGCAATCGCAGAGAGACGCGCTGTCCGCCCGCCCCAGCCGCAAAGGGTACCGAAAGCCGGAATAACTCTCCGAGGCGTTCCTCCACTGTGGCACTGGATGCCCCACCTGGCGCATAGCCAGGTGTATGAAACGGATTCGGCCCCACTCCTGTCTGGATCACCACCGTTTGGCCGGCCTGTTGGACAATGGCTTGGGCCTCTTCAAGGGCTGTCCGAAGGGTGGGGTCCAGTTTCGGGTCGTCCAGTGCCTGCGCGTAGGTGTTGGTGAAGGGATTGAGATCTGCAAAGCTGAGCGTGCGACCGAGATCGAAGAGGGTATCGGGAACATTGTGGAAAAACTCTGACATCGCGTTGCCGATGCCATGCGCCACGTCCGTCAACCAGGAAACCAGTCTGTCCTCAATGATTGTTCCCAC
It encodes the following:
- a CDS encoding calcium-binding protein, which produces MTAVVSLVEAREAADRVYNELGSLPTGWTIDATFGLNGSGQVTGSAGGYVYALKPAGTDDGQRMLVFRGTELTLTNLKDLFADMTDIGRIQFEELRGGANGVNQWLAQQLVTGNRVELVGHSLGGALVQWAINDTNMREENADNDGTLISVLEIAKQLDGDFVLDPSQLHFTTFNAPGITHVLGGSTPATDRTSAVVGEHHVVIGQPPIIQGDPIHLLGGLHVGAPGTQLVGHQVEFSELSTSFQQSGLFAHTIQVPEYWTSPVVPYTPLQLDLAFAQSFANHYSQLGNTDGTVEGNTEAVVRLTLYVSSLGVALSVGQLAEQAEAATQLAGLQFDRDMFANTLAIPGVGINQALNILTQAADAAGQSVVQLQKLVSSALVSVGERIQGTVGVVGTIIEDRLVSWLTDVAHGIGNAMSEFFHNVPDTLFDLGRTLSFADLNPFTNTYAQALDDPKLDPTLRTALEEAQAIVQQAGQTVVIQTGVGPNPFHTPGYAPGGASSATVEERLGELFRLSVPFAAGAGGQRVSLRLQGPQADQLTVATDDGAQVIGADGTFQVTVPEGADQVLFTLVASDEVSADATVTLSATLVDVNGDATHTTQIESVVSVKPFVGTTDDRYGTYTEDWSSITDPTVGVAMGTAGGFYHQTLIGGAGPDANAPGTVYGDDKFYGNGGNDSFFGGRGHDLLDGGAGNDTLFGDNIDDRVDQPWHEVPDPRSTQDGKDYLDGGAGNDRLGGGGNDDRLIGGVGDDVLWGDVYTAGRIIEQNFNEYVIQYLTGVLYPGNDVLEGGEGNDALSGDGGDDVLDGGEGNDILVGDTEQGLNLIYPTTPGNDFLTGGAGNDQLDGNAGDDVLLGGSGNDQLSGDDDGVDSSQEGADWLEGGDGDDVLLGRGGDDTLLGDAGVDALYGGVGNDSLIGGEGNDVGFGGTGDDEIIAGEGIDQFDGESGNDVVFGDEGNDLLLGGDGLDELDGGAGDDLFGGGADADTIFGGEGNDELQGGLGNDVLAGDAGDDRIFGEEDNDQIFGGDGNDGLRGDDGNDELDGGAGDDILVGDVDGQIGGSGGNDILVGGAGNDTLVGGGGQDTYLYELGDGFDVIEEAAGEGNRLVFGAGISSTAMIAAMGPDDSLVLRTGIGEEAVQIQNFGVGNLNGPHPIESFEFSDGTILTYAQLAATGLAISGWLGDDQLAGTAQGERIFGGAGNDVVNAGAGNDVLMGAAGNDTLFGEAGQDTYIFAKGGGFDSIQDRPGEGNRLVFGSGISQANLSLSFKQVTIPGGGGEEEGDPGTVINYLVLRPGGTGDAVEIQWFDPANQLASLGVDQFVFADGTMLTASQLLANGLELVGTAGFDTLDGQEIYRTIRGLAGDDVLMGGTIDNVIDGGDGRDVLLGNGGFDQIFGATGDDVLRGGDGNDVLNGEAGNDSLEGEAGDDVLVGGAGDDQLLGGDGSDTYRFNIGDGLDSLFDSGAGADTDTVLFGSGITSDSVSLSPQFGQIVINVGTGSDGIQSGSAFDVFGSQTIEQFQFADGTVLSFADLVAQGFNIDGTEFDDFLSGTDLADRFRGGLGNDRLEGAEGHDSYFFNVGDGIDTIMDMASADAGNEIVFGAGITYADLRLDLTLDQSDPDQSDLLIRMGTNGDAIQLDSFDRNHVFGPRTVESFRFADASTLRYEQLLAGGFDLTGTDGDDQITGTNVMDRIVTGDGADVLRSGLGDDRLDGGLGADRLFGGRGNDTYLFGPGAGQDTIVEFQGSSDVIRMAPGVAPSDVVVSRNNNDLVLSLNGGADRLTVSLYFLAPPLQTELVQFSDGTVWDQALIENLTRPVISGTAGPDFLVGTNGHDRLVGLAGDDQLTGLAGSDLLDGGPGVDQLAGNSGDDTYIVDDQGDVVTESANEGIDTVRSSVTRTLETDVENLTLTGSAAIHGTGNALDNVLIGNSGANVLTGGSGNDSYVIGADDTVVESAGEGIDGVQTGASSTLGTNVENLTLTGSASLIGVGNELANVLKADGSISVLAGGDGNDTYVIGPNGDDDILIETVTGGIDTVIAGHDYRLPVNIENLTLLDPRVPDFASFSLIPYGSFEQSVTGYGNNLANTLIGGRTNNVLDGGLGADRLIGGDGNDTYVVDHVGDMAIEEASEGVDTVQSIVSYSLSANVENLTLIGITPVNGTGNELNNELRGNEASNVLDGGAGDDALLGFGGADTYLFGLGSGRDTVFDSELAGEIDTIQFNSTVAAEDVEVYRNGFNLELVISGTTDELTVLSFFGSPEYDQKQVRFADDTLWNSAELSARALIGNVVTGSSESETILGSDGHDLLIGSSGNDVLMGGRGKDSLYGDLTFQPQSGQQVVGDDRLIGGVGDDSLIDFRGNNVFDGGAGDDTLILGTGVDRVLFGRGSGDDHVTLDNNRNDIDLIEMAAEIIPADVVMTWRAPSVADILIPDSGDRLTVQLSTDWFAVGPETTQAIVRFADGTEWNLAWSSSNVGISTATSSDDVLETSFPASLVGLDGDDTYLLGSSSIPGNYEVIEAPGGGIDTVQSAQDYTLPDNVENLVLADFTADNGVGNELDNLIVGNTRDNILDGGAGNDVLVGGIFRELEGPPYIEGTGSDILIGGEGDDILMEDAGNLSFVGGIPFLGGGLDRRDAVPRETDDLLIGGLGNDTYIVHSQEQTAAELENEGTDTVKSTVSYILGEHLENLELVSPPASFDDQDNLISPPPLNGTGNELDNVLIGSEDGNVLSGLTGRDTLVGGLDNDVLRGGTGHDTYLFNLGDGIDMIEDVAAVGEGNLIQFGVGISRNDLIVRHDEVARTLIIQVGTSGTDRLVLNNFDLTGANGSLVVETLAFADGSTTGINSFFRPTITEGDDTITTAAGDDVIDALGGDDIVDAGAGNDTIAGGIGNDTLLGGSGDDTYVYNIGDGVDTINDSSLPSGTNTLEFGAGIDPADLSLDVGSLLLHIGTSGDALHLSYFDPNNVLGPRTIETFRFADGTVLSYDQLVQRGFDLTGTGGNDSITGTNVVDRITALAGDDSLAGGQGHDLLDGGSGTDTMRGGTGNDTYIVDVAGDVVTELADEGTDTVQTSLLRYTLGANLENLTLTGTGPSTGIGNALSNQLSGNNEANLLDGKAGADTMVGGAGNDLYIVDQVGDVVTEATNEGFDIVASSVTYGLGVNVEHLVLTGSAAINGIGNDLDNKLTGNSGANVLAGLAGNDTYVIGVDDTVIEEVNSGTDTVVSALTHNLAADVENLTLVGFSAINGTGNERANVLNGLLSLGRNTLTGGAGDDTYIIGSRDTVVEAAGEGTDTVQTSATHTLGANVENLTLTGADVINGTGNGLNNTLMGNSSNNVLTGAGGNDTLRGNEGDDRLNGGSGNDTYLLSRGDGQDLLQDKSGTTDKLRYDTGIDPLDLVISRQANDLRLAIHGSTDMVTIQNWYTSTANRTETIQAGNGEILLSTQVDQLIQAMAGFTQQTGLPWDQAIDQQPQDVQAVLAASWQ